In one window of Fodinibius salicampi DNA:
- a CDS encoding TonB-dependent receptor has translation MFYKQLLRTVFLCLLTAISTSVAAQQAITGTVTDARTGEPLAGANILQVNTSNGVSTEVDGTFSLVLFEEESAQITITYVGYKNKTIDTAERDTPLDIRLTPEAIMSNQVFVQALRVDEASPMAYENLERTEIESSNLGQDMPYMLSGMTSVTTTSDAGGGIGYTGLRIRGVDQGRINVTINGIPVNDAESHGVWWVNMPDLASSVENIQVQRGVGTSTNGAAAFGATMDIQTTQMRPDPYGEVNTSVGSFNTRKANVLFGSGLMDNGWQVQGRLSKIESDGYIDRAESDLKSFYLSAARHGDHSLLRADVFSGKEKTYQAWYGVPESRIEDGDRTYNPAGTEKPGEPYDNQTDNYQQDHYQLHYSYQLGDSWNANASLHYTYGRGYYEEYKADQSLPTYSITPVELPDTTISQSDLIRQLWLDNHFYGMVFSTDYQHNDQWSITLGGGYNEYDGDHFGEVVWAQFAGDSDMINDRYYFNNGFKTDFNTYLKGEFKLSDELTAFADAQIRHITYDFLGKDQQELPEGGQEVVDVQQSDRLTFFNPKAGLTYRLEENHRAFVSLSIGNKEPTRNEYVDSTPESRPSHETLYDWEAGYKGSFERFHIETSFYYMDYKNQLILTGEINDVGADIRQNVPDSYRAGIELMAGIQLLDGLEWSGNATLSRNKIQDYTYYLDNYDTNNQETMTYENTDISFSPDFIGNSVLRYSMNNFSAEISTKYVSRQYLDNTQSLSRSIDPYLVNDLRLGYNWTAAPLFKGIDLNLMVNNLLDEQYSSNGYTFGYIAGGEEQFFNYYYPQAGRNFLFQLSFKL, from the coding sequence ATGTTTTACAAACAATTATTACGCACAGTTTTTCTGTGTCTGCTCACTGCGATAAGTACATCAGTCGCAGCGCAACAAGCCATTACGGGAACCGTAACCGATGCCCGAACGGGTGAACCGCTGGCGGGAGCCAATATTCTCCAGGTTAATACCTCAAATGGTGTTTCAACCGAAGTAGACGGTACCTTCTCTCTGGTATTGTTTGAAGAAGAATCCGCCCAAATTACAATTACCTATGTGGGCTACAAAAACAAGACGATAGATACGGCAGAACGGGATACGCCGCTTGATATCCGGTTGACGCCTGAAGCGATTATGAGTAACCAGGTTTTTGTACAGGCTTTACGCGTGGATGAGGCCTCTCCAATGGCTTATGAAAACCTGGAACGTACTGAAATTGAGTCTTCTAACCTGGGGCAGGATATGCCATATATGCTTAGTGGGATGACTTCAGTAACGACTACTTCGGATGCAGGGGGCGGTATCGGATATACGGGCTTGCGTATTCGGGGCGTTGATCAGGGGCGTATTAACGTTACGATCAATGGAATACCGGTTAATGATGCTGAATCGCACGGCGTTTGGTGGGTCAATATGCCCGATCTGGCTTCATCCGTAGAGAATATTCAAGTGCAGCGTGGAGTGGGAACATCTACCAATGGAGCCGCAGCATTCGGGGCTACCATGGATATACAGACAACCCAGATGCGTCCCGATCCGTATGGGGAGGTCAATACTTCTGTCGGCTCGTTCAATACCCGGAAGGCTAATGTCCTGTTCGGTTCCGGACTTATGGATAATGGCTGGCAGGTTCAGGGCCGCCTGTCTAAAATAGAATCGGACGGGTATATTGACAGGGCGGAATCGGATTTGAAGTCATTCTATTTGTCAGCAGCCCGGCACGGAGATCACAGTCTGTTACGGGCCGATGTATTCTCGGGAAAGGAGAAGACCTATCAGGCTTGGTATGGCGTACCTGAAAGTCGTATTGAAGATGGTGACCGTACATATAATCCTGCCGGTACAGAAAAGCCGGGAGAGCCTTATGACAACCAGACGGACAATTACCAGCAGGACCATTACCAGCTACACTATTCATATCAGCTGGGTGACAGCTGGAATGCGAATGCGTCTCTTCATTATACATACGGACGCGGGTACTACGAAGAGTATAAGGCCGACCAGTCCCTTCCCACGTACAGCATTACACCCGTTGAACTGCCTGATACCACAATTAGTCAAAGCGATTTGATCCGGCAGCTCTGGCTCGACAACCACTTTTACGGGATGGTCTTTTCTACGGATTATCAGCACAACGACCAGTGGTCGATTACCCTGGGAGGCGGTTATAATGAATATGACGGCGATCATTTTGGGGAGGTTGTTTGGGCACAATTTGCCGGCGATAGTGATATGATTAATGATCGCTATTATTTTAATAATGGTTTCAAGACCGATTTCAATACCTATTTGAAAGGGGAGTTTAAGCTCAGTGATGAGCTGACGGCCTTTGCGGATGCACAGATCCGGCACATTACCTATGACTTCCTTGGTAAGGATCAGCAGGAATTGCCGGAAGGTGGACAAGAAGTTGTGGATGTGCAGCAGAGTGACAGGCTTACCTTTTTCAATCCGAAGGCAGGACTTACCTATCGTTTAGAGGAAAATCATCGTGCATTTGTTTCCCTAAGTATTGGGAATAAAGAGCCCACCCGGAATGAATATGTAGATTCCACGCCCGAAAGTCGTCCTTCTCATGAAACACTCTACGATTGGGAGGCCGGATACAAAGGGTCTTTTGAGCGGTTCCATATAGAGACTAGTTTCTATTATATGGATTACAAAAATCAGCTTATTCTAACGGGAGAAATTAACGATGTGGGAGCTGATATCCGGCAAAATGTACCGGACAGCTATCGTGCAGGAATAGAACTGATGGCAGGTATCCAGCTACTCGATGGCCTTGAATGGTCGGGCAATGCCACCTTAAGCCGCAATAAGATTCAGGATTATACTTATTACCTGGATAATTATGATACGAACAACCAAGAAACAATGACCTACGAGAATACGGACATCTCCTTTTCTCCCGATTTTATTGGAAATTCTGTGTTACGGTATAGCATGAACAATTTTTCAGCTGAGATATCAACCAAATATGTGTCGCGTCAATACCTGGACAATACACAAAGCCTGAGTCGTTCAATTGATCCGTACTTGGTTAATGATCTTAGACTGGGATATAACTGGACAGCGGCACCGCTGTTTAAAGGCATAGACCTCAATTTGATGGTTAATAACCTGTTGGATGAACAGTATTCATCCAACGGATATACCTTTGGCTATATAGCCGGAGGCGAGGAGCAATTCTTTAATTATTATTATCCACAGGCCGGACGCAATTTTTTGTTTCAGCTCTCGTTTAAACTATAG
- a CDS encoding glycoside hydrolase family 43 protein, which produces MTFKNKFPAVVLLVFTSLILTAISCSSNSTEDHYLFSYFTGNGENGLHLAHSTDGMNWEAINEGKPLLEPKVGEDQLMRDPSIVQGSDGTFHMVWTVSWGEKGIGYAHSEDLINWSEQQYIPVMEHEPDALNSWAPELFYDEAQKEFIIVWATTIPGRFPETDGQDGDQYNHRLYYTKTKDFNSFSDTELFYDKGFNVIDGAIFHTGDQYAMLLKDETNEPFPPQKNIRLAFADKVEGPWSEPTEPITGDYWAEGPTILNIDGRWHLYFDKYRQGSFGVLVSDDLEEWEESSENLEMPEGIRHGTAFKVSAEVFEKLSEL; this is translated from the coding sequence ATGACTTTCAAAAACAAGTTCCCTGCAGTCGTTCTATTGGTTTTTACGTCGTTGATATTAACTGCTATTTCTTGTAGCAGCAATTCAACAGAGGACCATTACCTGTTTTCTTATTTTACAGGCAATGGGGAGAACGGATTGCATTTGGCTCATAGCACTGATGGAATGAATTGGGAGGCTATTAACGAGGGGAAACCGTTATTGGAGCCGAAGGTAGGAGAGGATCAACTTATGCGTGATCCTTCGATTGTACAGGGATCTGACGGAACTTTTCATATGGTGTGGACGGTCAGCTGGGGTGAAAAGGGAATTGGATATGCCCATTCGGAAGATCTGATCAATTGGTCGGAGCAACAGTATATTCCTGTTATGGAGCATGAACCGGATGCGTTGAATTCATGGGCCCCGGAGCTATTTTATGACGAAGCACAGAAGGAGTTTATTATTGTTTGGGCTACAACCATACCGGGACGTTTTCCTGAAACCGACGGACAAGATGGAGACCAATATAATCACCGCTTATACTATACTAAAACCAAAGATTTTAACTCTTTTAGTGATACTGAGCTTTTCTATGATAAAGGATTTAATGTTATAGATGGCGCAATTTTTCATACCGGCGATCAATACGCTATGCTATTGAAAGATGAAACCAATGAGCCTTTTCCCCCTCAAAAAAATATTCGTCTTGCATTTGCGGATAAAGTTGAAGGTCCATGGTCTGAACCCACGGAACCTATTACCGGAGATTATTGGGCAGAGGGCCCTACAATCTTGAATATAGACGGAAGATGGCATCTCTATTTTGATAAATATCGTCAGGGTAGTTTTGGGGTATTGGTTTCAGATGACCTGGAAGAGTGGGAGGAATCTTCAGAAAACCTGGAAATGCCCGAAGGCATACGTCACGGTACGGCTTTTAAAGTATCTGCTGAAGTCTTTGAAAAACTTTCCGAGCTTTGA
- a CDS encoding M14 family metallopeptidase, whose amino-acid sequence MKYRFLGIFLCLSGLLSVHNTAKAQLQSPSQFLGYELGSQWTPHHKVMDYVDHLAEESPMAQAETYGESYEGRNLKLMYVSSEENMDRLEEIRQNNLRRVGLINGKADDDETAIIWLSYNVHGNEPSSSEAALETLYELLRADNPETKEWLDNTVVIIDPMLNPDGRTRYTNWYRQSAGEEPNARLDAREHHEPWPGGRTNHYYFDLNRDWAWLTQKESWLRLQKYQQWMPHIHVDFHEQGYDAPYYFAPAAEPFHEAITDWQQDFQYTIGKNNASYFDENDWLYFTGEIFDLFYPSYGDTYPIFNGAIGMTYEQGGHSRAGLAIKKVEGDTLTLHDRLIHHKVSGLATIETASENAGKLVEQFSSYYNNSRNEPEGEYKTYVIKRDNSTDKIQSLLTLLDHHKITYGKASDSRSVQGYNYQTGETERVEVTEEDYLVSAYQPKSVLARIFFEPRPQLVDSVTYDITAWEQHYAFGLDGYALKERLDVEPAPKPQKEINNTEAGAPYAYLASWKDLSDVRLLSALLKENIQIRYSEKYFEVDGASYDRGTLIITRRDNKDYTGDFDRTIQQIANEHKEQLKAVPTGLVEKGPDFGSSSVRYLDEPRVALLVGRGTSSNGVGEVWHFFDQQINYPLTMLRTNYFLDVDLNNYDVLILPPGSYSDQINEKRWEVIREWIHSGGRLIALQSANAMLAGKDGFELKRISPPSNDSSSISVVESFGMQQRENISDFNAGSIYKITMDPTHPLAFGYDDPYFSLKLDADAYAFLEKGWNIGIAEENAHMSGFIGYRAKEDLENTLTFGVQPMGSGSVVYMIDNPLFRAFWHNGKLLFGNALFMLDGK is encoded by the coding sequence ATGAAATATCGTTTTTTAGGGATCTTTCTATGTTTATCCGGACTGTTGAGTGTCCATAATACTGCAAAAGCTCAGCTGCAGTCGCCTTCTCAATTTTTAGGATATGAGTTGGGAAGTCAGTGGACTCCACACCATAAGGTGATGGATTATGTGGATCACTTGGCGGAGGAATCTCCTATGGCCCAAGCAGAGACCTATGGCGAAAGCTATGAAGGACGTAACCTGAAACTGATGTATGTGTCTTCAGAAGAAAATATGGATCGACTGGAAGAGATCAGGCAAAATAATCTGCGGCGCGTGGGACTCATCAATGGTAAGGCGGATGATGATGAAACGGCAATTATCTGGTTGAGTTATAATGTACACGGGAATGAGCCCTCCAGCAGCGAAGCAGCTCTGGAAACATTGTATGAGTTGCTTCGCGCCGACAACCCGGAAACCAAAGAATGGCTCGATAATACCGTTGTGATTATAGATCCAATGCTTAATCCCGATGGACGTACCCGCTATACAAATTGGTACAGGCAGTCAGCTGGTGAGGAGCCTAACGCCAGGTTGGATGCCCGGGAACATCACGAGCCGTGGCCGGGGGGACGTACCAATCACTATTATTTTGATCTGAACAGGGATTGGGCCTGGCTAACCCAGAAAGAAAGTTGGCTCCGGTTGCAGAAATACCAGCAGTGGATGCCTCATATCCATGTAGATTTCCACGAACAGGGCTACGATGCCCCCTATTATTTTGCGCCTGCTGCCGAACCTTTTCATGAGGCCATAACGGATTGGCAGCAAGATTTTCAGTATACCATCGGTAAAAATAATGCCTCCTACTTTGATGAAAATGACTGGCTCTATTTTACGGGCGAAATCTTTGATCTTTTTTACCCCAGTTATGGAGATACCTATCCCATTTTCAACGGGGCGATTGGCATGACCTATGAACAGGGTGGACACAGCCGGGCGGGACTGGCTATCAAAAAGGTAGAAGGAGATACCCTGACGCTCCATGACCGATTAATCCATCACAAAGTGAGTGGACTTGCTACCATTGAAACCGCCTCTGAAAATGCCGGAAAATTGGTTGAGCAATTTTCTTCTTACTATAATAATTCCAGGAATGAACCGGAAGGTGAATACAAAACGTATGTTATAAAAAGAGATAATAGCACGGATAAAATACAATCTCTTTTAACGCTGCTGGACCATCATAAAATAACCTATGGCAAGGCATCGGATAGCCGGTCGGTTCAGGGATATAATTATCAGACCGGTGAAACGGAACGTGTGGAGGTTACCGAAGAAGATTACCTGGTGAGTGCCTATCAGCCGAAGTCGGTACTGGCCCGTATCTTTTTTGAACCCCGTCCCCAACTGGTGGATTCAGTCACCTATGATATTACAGCTTGGGAGCAGCACTATGCCTTTGGTCTCGATGGATATGCGTTAAAAGAACGACTGGATGTAGAACCCGCTCCGAAGCCACAGAAGGAAATTAATAACACCGAAGCTGGGGCTCCCTATGCGTATTTGGCATCGTGGAAGGATCTTTCAGATGTCCGTTTGTTAAGTGCCCTGTTAAAAGAAAATATCCAAATACGTTATTCCGAAAAATATTTTGAGGTTGATGGGGCAAGCTATGACCGGGGTACACTAATTATTACCCGTCGTGATAATAAAGATTATACTGGCGATTTTGATCGTACCATTCAACAGATTGCCAATGAACACAAAGAACAACTTAAGGCGGTGCCCACAGGTTTAGTGGAAAAGGGGCCCGATTTTGGTTCTTCATCAGTACGTTATTTGGATGAACCCAGGGTTGCACTGCTCGTGGGAAGGGGGACTTCGTCTAATGGAGTAGGAGAAGTGTGGCATTTCTTTGACCAGCAGATAAATTATCCGCTAACTATGCTCAGAACCAATTATTTCCTGGATGTGGACTTGAATAACTATGATGTTTTGATTTTACCTCCGGGCTCTTACAGCGATCAGATTAATGAAAAGCGATGGGAGGTGATCAGGGAGTGGATACATTCCGGCGGTCGCTTGATAGCACTGCAAAGTGCAAATGCGATGTTGGCCGGAAAAGATGGCTTCGAACTGAAGCGAATCAGCCCGCCTAGCAATGATAGTTCTTCCATATCTGTAGTTGAAAGTTTTGGAATGCAACAGCGGGAAAATATTTCGGATTTTAACGCGGGATCAATTTATAAAATAACGATGGACCCGACACACCCATTGGCCTTCGGCTATGATGATCCTTACTTCTCACTAAAACTGGATGCGGATGCTTATGCCTTCCTGGAAAAAGGGTGGAATATAGGTATCGCAGAAGAAAATGCCCACATGAGTGGCTTTATAGGATATAGAGCTAAAGAAGACCTTGAAAATACACTTACTTTTGGAGTCCAACCAATGGGGAGCGGATCAGTGGTCTATATGATAGACAATCCGTTATTCCGGGCCTTCTGGCACAATGGTAAACTGCTGTTTGGTAATGCCCTTTTTATGCTGGACGGGAAATAA
- a CDS encoding carboxylesterase/lipase family protein — translation MFKNKRSSSTAVFIIFLLMLTASRSNAQSDKRSVLTQTTIENGTIEGIDDSGIAIYKGIPFAQPPVGDLRWKPPANPEDWQGVREAKTFGPGCMQLPVFSDMNFRSEGFSEDCLYLNVWTPAKSVDKNLPVLVYFYGGGFMAGDGSEPRYGGGSMARNHGIVTVTVNYRLGVFGFMSHPELTAESPHNASGNYGLLDQAKALQWVKDNISAFGGNPNDITIAGESAGSISVSAQMASPLSRDLIAGAIGESGSIMGALPAVPLEEAENTGQQFADFIDVQSLSELRAIDADTLLEHTGKQQAPQFSPTVDGYFFPKAPVEIYADAEQANVPLFIGWNSQEMNYQFIMQGNEPTPDNYAQKVKELYGEDADKILKLYPASTTEEAVYSATDLASDRFIGYSTWKWSDIHSETGTQSVYRYYYTHPRPPMAKEQGQDQNNGEEGNNDFPEPKGAAHAVEIEYLMGNLPSNNVFAWTEEDYKVSDIFQNYAANFIKNKNPNGLGVPYWSALNEGDTPKVIYIGPETQLKEEQHRERYLLLDELYYQDQN, via the coding sequence ATGTTTAAAAATAAACGGTCTTCTTCTACGGCTGTATTTATAATTTTTCTGTTAATGCTTACCGCCTCTCGGTCTAATGCCCAATCCGATAAACGCTCCGTCCTCACACAAACGACCATAGAAAACGGTACAATAGAAGGAATTGATGATTCCGGAATTGCCATTTATAAAGGCATTCCCTTTGCACAGCCCCCAGTCGGTGACCTGCGCTGGAAGCCCCCTGCGAATCCCGAGGACTGGCAAGGAGTACGAGAAGCAAAAACCTTTGGGCCAGGGTGTATGCAGCTGCCCGTATTTAGCGACATGAATTTCCGTTCGGAAGGATTTAGTGAAGACTGCCTGTATCTTAATGTATGGACACCGGCTAAGTCGGTGGATAAGAATCTTCCGGTTTTGGTTTATTTTTATGGAGGAGGATTTATGGCCGGAGACGGTTCGGAGCCCAGATATGGTGGCGGCAGCATGGCCCGAAACCACGGCATTGTAACGGTTACCGTTAATTATCGCCTGGGTGTATTTGGGTTTATGTCTCATCCTGAATTGACAGCGGAATCGCCACATAATGCTTCCGGCAATTATGGATTACTCGACCAGGCTAAAGCCCTGCAGTGGGTTAAAGATAATATTTCTGCTTTTGGCGGGAACCCGAACGATATTACCATTGCCGGGGAATCAGCGGGATCGATTTCTGTGAGTGCCCAGATGGCATCTCCGCTTTCAAGAGATCTTATTGCCGGGGCTATTGGTGAAAGTGGATCAATCATGGGAGCCCTCCCGGCCGTACCCCTTGAAGAAGCTGAAAATACGGGTCAACAATTCGCTGATTTTATCGATGTCCAATCTCTTTCGGAATTGAGAGCAATAGATGCCGATACTCTGTTAGAGCATACCGGAAAGCAGCAAGCACCGCAATTTAGTCCCACCGTTGACGGTTACTTTTTCCCGAAAGCTCCGGTTGAAATCTATGCGGATGCGGAACAGGCTAATGTGCCCCTTTTTATAGGATGGAACTCCCAGGAGATGAATTACCAGTTTATCATGCAAGGCAATGAGCCCACTCCGGATAATTATGCTCAAAAGGTAAAAGAGCTGTACGGTGAAGATGCCGATAAAATCCTGAAGCTTTATCCGGCTTCAACTACGGAAGAAGCCGTTTATTCAGCTACCGATCTGGCAAGTGATCGCTTTATCGGTTACAGTACCTGGAAGTGGAGTGATATCCACAGCGAGACAGGAACTCAGTCTGTTTACCGGTATTATTATACTCATCCACGTCCGCCTATGGCAAAAGAACAGGGGCAAGATCAGAATAATGGCGAAGAGGGAAACAATGATTTCCCGGAACCTAAAGGAGCTGCCCATGCGGTTGAAATTGAATATCTGATGGGAAATTTGCCCTCAAATAATGTTTTCGCATGGACGGAAGAGGATTACAAAGTTTCGGATATTTTCCAAAATTATGCGGCAAACTTTATCAAGAATAAAAACCCCAATGGACTCGGGGTGCCCTATTGGTCTGCTCTGAATGAAGGCGATACTCCCAAAGTGATTTACATTGGACCCGAAACTCAACTCAAAGAAGAACAACATCGAGAGCGGTACCTGCTGCTGGATGAACTGTATTACCAAGATCAAAACTAA
- a CDS encoding NUDIX hydrolase, whose protein sequence is MEEHTGKKNYEVDWNEYLPGVAIDCVIFGYHEKVLKTLILEYKETDFFALPGGFVLKDENLDEAASRVLFERTRLQEISLNQFYTFGSLSRFNPEPMRIVMQKNGLEPTKSHFLLQRFMSTGYYALVDFKEAEPIADFLSDSCQWYDIHDLPSLLWDHEQIIQKALESLRENIDHRAVGLNLLDDEFTMRELRNLYETILGKELNRSGFHRKMVNSGRLNRIGKKNTGKAHRSPYLYRFNT, encoded by the coding sequence ATGGAAGAACATACTGGAAAAAAAAATTATGAGGTTGACTGGAATGAATATCTGCCCGGTGTAGCCATAGATTGTGTAATCTTTGGCTACCATGAGAAGGTGCTGAAAACTCTAATCCTGGAGTACAAGGAAACGGATTTTTTTGCTCTGCCCGGTGGCTTTGTCCTTAAAGATGAAAACCTCGATGAAGCGGCCAGCCGCGTACTTTTTGAGCGTACCAGGCTTCAGGAAATAAGTTTGAATCAGTTCTATACATTTGGAAGTCTTAGTCGCTTTAATCCGGAACCAATGCGGATTGTCATGCAAAAAAACGGGCTGGAACCAACTAAAAGCCACTTTTTGCTCCAGCGGTTTATGTCAACGGGTTATTATGCACTGGTAGATTTTAAAGAAGCCGAACCCATTGCCGATTTTTTATCGGACAGCTGCCAGTGGTATGATATTCATGACTTGCCGTCTTTGTTATGGGATCATGAGCAGATCATCCAAAAAGCGCTGGAAAGCCTCCGGGAAAACATTGATCACCGGGCGGTGGGATTAAACCTTCTGGATGATGAATTTACCATGCGCGAGTTGCGTAATCTTTATGAAACGATCCTGGGCAAAGAGTTGAATCGGTCTGGTTTCCATCGGAAAATGGTTAACTCGGGCCGCCTGAATCGAATCGGGAAGAAAAATACGGGTAAGGCACATCGGTCTCCATACTTATATCGGTTTAATACCTAA
- the mutS gene encoding DNA mismatch repair protein MutS: MSTTKKKDLTPLMRQYHEIKEQHEGAILLFRVGDFYETFADDAKLVSEELGITLTKRNNGSDQTPLAGFPYHALDTYLPKLVKKGHRVAVCEQVENPSEAKDAGRKVVSREVTEITTPGVTMSEKLLEHKRNNYAAAVYWEGKTAGVAFSDVSTGEFALSQVKKEQLHDLLQSVTPSELLLPKYLKNNVPEALLDYNLTFIEEWVYEGDYGYNLLTDHFETHSLKGFGVEEQGIAQIAAGALMHYLQETQKASLGHIKRLQSFENQEYMALDGSTKRNLELTTTIQEGQSEGTLISILDDTITAMGGRLLRKWIMRPLKRMGPIRDRLNSVEALNVDHDIREKLREELDQVGDLERLISRICVGRANARDLEKLKLSLAQVPRIKMQFSQLEEPLLNDIRERMKLLVEVQERIDKAIVEDPPASVRDGGIFADGFNEELDELRDIARNGKNYISEIKDELATETGIKSLKVGYNKVYGYYIEVTNTHAEKVPDHFIRKQTLVNSERYITPELKEVEEKILSSEERSKTLEYELFEELRLYVAEFAEDVQQIAQALAELDCLQSFAQVAYNNNYCKPAIADDQVIDITKGRHPVVEKTLPPGDPFIPNDIHLENEDEQILIITGPNMAGKSIILRQTGLIVLLAQIGCFVPAEEAHIGLVDKIFTRVGASDNLAAGESTFLVEMNEAANILNNATRNSLILLDEVGRGTSTFDGLSIAWSLAEYLHNQPSVAAKTLFATHYHELNELENMYDHIVNYNVSVKEHDGKVIFLRKLVRGGADHSYGIQVADMAGLPSIVIERAKEILKNLESHSLDVTDSNGTLEEGAKKKKAAVKKAAKEMEKQEQINQPSLFQAQLDPNIEVLMDKLEACDPNRMTPIESLMLVSELKKLVDKSN, translated from the coding sequence ATGAGTACCACGAAGAAGAAAGATTTAACGCCGTTGATGCGCCAATACCATGAGATCAAGGAGCAGCACGAAGGCGCTATTTTACTTTTCCGGGTGGGAGATTTCTATGAGACTTTTGCCGATGATGCCAAGCTGGTGAGCGAAGAGCTGGGTATTACGCTCACTAAGCGGAATAACGGCAGCGATCAGACGCCCCTGGCTGGCTTTCCATACCACGCCCTGGACACTTACCTGCCGAAGCTTGTGAAGAAAGGCCATCGGGTAGCGGTTTGTGAACAGGTTGAAAATCCCTCGGAGGCCAAAGACGCGGGACGCAAGGTCGTATCCCGTGAAGTGACGGAAATTACGACACCCGGCGTTACCATGTCGGAAAAGCTACTGGAGCACAAGCGGAACAATTACGCGGCGGCCGTTTACTGGGAAGGAAAAACGGCAGGCGTAGCTTTTTCGGATGTCTCAACGGGAGAGTTTGCCCTTAGCCAGGTAAAAAAGGAACAGTTGCATGATCTGCTGCAATCAGTCACTCCTTCAGAATTACTGCTTCCGAAATATCTGAAAAATAATGTCCCGGAAGCGCTGCTGGACTATAACCTCACGTTTATTGAAGAGTGGGTATATGAAGGCGATTATGGCTATAACCTGCTTACGGATCATTTCGAAACGCATTCTCTTAAAGGATTTGGTGTTGAAGAACAGGGAATTGCTCAAATTGCCGCCGGCGCGCTGATGCACTACCTACAGGAAACGCAAAAAGCGTCTCTGGGCCATATCAAACGGCTGCAGTCTTTTGAAAACCAAGAGTATATGGCGCTGGATGGGTCCACCAAGCGAAATCTGGAACTGACGACCACCATACAGGAGGGACAAAGTGAAGGTACGTTGATCTCCATACTGGATGATACCATAACAGCAATGGGCGGACGCCTGCTGCGTAAGTGGATTATGCGTCCCCTCAAGCGAATGGGCCCCATACGGGATCGGCTGAATTCCGTTGAAGCGCTGAATGTGGATCACGATATCCGGGAAAAGCTCCGTGAGGAATTAGATCAGGTAGGCGATCTGGAACGATTGATATCACGTATTTGTGTGGGCCGGGCCAATGCGCGGGACCTGGAGAAGCTTAAGCTTTCACTGGCCCAAGTGCCCCGCATTAAGATGCAATTTAGTCAGCTGGAGGAGCCCCTGTTAAATGATATCCGGGAACGGATGAAGCTGCTGGTAGAGGTGCAGGAACGTATTGATAAAGCGATCGTGGAAGATCCCCCGGCCAGCGTGCGCGATGGCGGTATTTTTGCGGATGGTTTTAATGAGGAATTGGATGAACTGCGAGACATCGCCCGTAATGGAAAGAATTATATCAGCGAAATTAAAGATGAACTGGCCACAGAAACCGGGATCAAGTCGCTTAAGGTGGGCTATAACAAGGTGTATGGCTACTATATCGAAGTGACCAATACGCATGCCGAAAAAGTGCCTGACCATTTTATCCGCAAGCAGACGCTGGTCAATTCGGAACGGTATATTACTCCTGAACTGAAAGAAGTCGAGGAAAAAATACTTTCTTCCGAGGAGCGCAGTAAAACGCTGGAGTATGAGCTTTTTGAAGAGCTGCGCCTGTATGTAGCAGAATTTGCTGAGGATGTTCAACAAATTGCACAGGCCCTGGCCGAACTCGATTGCCTGCAGAGTTTTGCGCAGGTAGCCTACAATAACAACTACTGCAAACCTGCTATTGCCGACGATCAGGTTATTGACATTACCAAAGGCCGCCATCCGGTGGTAGAGAAAACACTCCCACCCGGCGATCCTTTTATTCCTAATGATATTCATCTGGAAAACGAAGATGAGCAGATTCTCATTATCACCGGTCCCAATATGGCGGGTAAAAGTATTATCCTGCGCCAGACGGGACTGATCGTACTTCTTGCCCAGATTGGTTGTTTTGTACCGGCCGAAGAGGCGCATATCGGGCTGGTAGATAAAATATTTACCCGGGTGGGTGCTTCCGATAATCTGGCGGCTGGTGAAAGTACATTCTTGGTCGAAATGAATGAAGCCGCAAATATCCTTAATAATGCCACCCGCAATTCGCTGATTCTTCTGGATGAGGTAGGCCGGGGGACAAGTACCTTCGACGGACTAAGTATTGCCTGGTCGTTAGCCGAATATCTGCATAATCAACCATCCGTAGCAGCTAAGACCCTTTTTGCCACTCATTACCATGAGCTGAATGAGCTGGAAAACATGTACGATCATATCGTCAACTACAATGTGTCGGTCAAAGAGCATGACGGCAAGGTTATTTTCCTGCGTAAGCTGGTGCGCGGCGGGGCCGACCACAGCTATGGTATTCAGGTAGCCGATATGGCGGGGCTGCCGTCTATTGTCATCGAGCGGGCGAAGGAAATTCTCAAGAATCTCGAAAGCCATAGCCTGGATGTCACCGACAGCAACGGCACGCTCGAAGAGGGAGCCAAGAAAAAGAAAGCGGCAGTCAAGAAGGCGGCGAAGGAGATGGAGAAGCAGGAGCAGATCAACCAGCCGTCGCTGTTTCAGGCTCAGCTGGATCCCAACATTGAAGTGCTGATGGATAAGCTTGAAGCCTGCGATCCCAACCGAATGACGCCCATCGAATCGTTGATGCTGGTTTCGGAGCTAAAAAAGCTGGTGGATAAGAGTAATTAG